atgttttatagaatatattttttgttaatccCTTTTTGAAAAAGGTGGAGATGTTTGGGGATGgtttaatagaaaaaaaaatgtatataattatataatatatatattaaatattgattatttttaatagttttttaaattaaaattatgagtttttaaaattaaaggaagagctaaaataatttaatttattattagtgTATTCGGCTGCGATATTAAAGATAATTTTGGAAATtctacttaaatatatattatattgaaaatatatagaatatataatttgttaatttttttttattacaaaacaataaaagaaattactTTACGTTAATTGCAGatgaatgtattatattgtggaattgttttgttttgttttgtttttaatgaTTATATATCTCTTAACGTGTTTTATATGtctatgaaaataaaaattgtctTTAACTGTAATGaatctaattttatttttttctgaaataataaattaaaatgtatttaaatatttttatatatattctatttttcaAGATTGTCTATAATTAtgtaatgtataaaattttgaaaatgttttaaatatatatgaaaatatatgtagttTATAGAAACAATTAATAACATCttcaaaataattacaatttattaaacacaataaataagaaaaaacaattatattttttagataatttataaataatattgttattattttttagataatttttaacaatttgtatgtaaaaattatatatttgttcgcTTTGTTTCATTCAATATATCTAATACAGAAATTTGGTTATGGAATGGTTTttcgaatatttttatttattaaaattgattttatatagatataaatgaacgcaaaaacattaaattattatattttttagttattaCACTTAAAtacacatttaaaaaatatttttatataaatataatgtctcattcataattatttctttgtaAAAAGTATACTTAAGATAAAGGGAATAAGATATTATCATGTACAAGTAGTTGTTTCTAGGAAAGTGAAAACATAtctaatatacattttaattaaaagatcaaatatttttgtattttttgttaattctacagattaatataatatattcaaatattttatttcattcaaaaaaaatatatatccattGATATATGTAACAGTTCTATTATAGCAATaggtattttattttttgtttttttattatattattgttacttctgaatatatatagttaaaaaaaaaaataataaaaaatttagtacatgattatatataattttcattaaaattatgtaataccACTTGAACGCAAAGATTAGAAcgtttaaaaattatggtacgaatataaaacaaaagtcTTAATTTGACTTTAAAATAGATACTAAATCATATATTAggtagaataaaataaatttaattttttaaatatattatacgctaaaaaaataatatattaattcaagGAGTAATTGGatcatatgttatattttaaaaaacataaaattatatttttttccatttaattttttttattattttattgttataataattgatatttttttttaataataagtcgtgaaatataatgtttataatatttaattgttaTTAAGGTAATATCCataaaatttgtaattaatattttaataatagataaacatactatatatgtattctaaATGTTGTATGTTTTATGGAAACtcaatatttcaaaataatatggaataaaattttttttccgtaGTTTCTTAAGAAAagtatttgtaaaaatactatttaaTTAGTACACTCgatgaaataatttaataatatacatagtataattaagaataaatttaaattattttattttaatgaaagtgtaatttttaaaaatattaaaataaaaattttataatacgtttataaatatatttttctttatatatatattacaaaatttattacagCAATGAACGtttcattaattatttacgaagaaataataattttttttgttttaatataaagtattattaaaattcgttaaaatatgttattacatgaaaatattacgtatacgtgtatatgtaAGGAATAATTCTCTTGTAATTTTaggattttctttttttctaattgaattacaatatttaaaatataaattaataaggaaaaaaaaaaaaaaaaaaatggataaatttaaaaatattttatttacaattaaacagtgacttatttataaaaattataatttacaaaaataaatgcataatcataagaaattatttcttGGATTtctttatgaatatattttctcGTAAATTagatattacattataaattatatttttttaattatatttagaatATCAAAAAAACTGCTTATTAATAAGAGGAATCTAAACTATGGATTATAATTAACACAacacaaaatattttctttatttgttattttacgctataataattaatatttattaagaataaaatatacttgtTCTAAAAAATGCTGCTTGTAAAATTAGTATTATAAACAGGATAAATTCTTTAGTATACTTAATAagcattttaatatatattggatcgtattatatatatatattctatacatTCTCTATTGTTTATAAACTGAATATttccatataataaaaaatatttaatactgcattaaataaaaagttaaattatatatattgtatatttatgaatgaattcaaattcttttattttaatgatacaatttgtttttatataacatttaggtaaaaaatatataatacattattatatacctttttatatgtagttgtttaattgtaaattatagttgtatatatttaattaatatcttaataaaaagcaaaagatattaataaaaaaaatatgttattatttattcattagtttgtattttataatattatagatatataatatggaactaaaaattaatccaatcttatttattataataactacttttacttttttaaagagtattttctcttttaacCATGATGgggtatgataatattagttatgttattgtattatacataatttccgtgtttttgttttattaatacagttttttacaattaaaatatttgttcatttgaaTAATAATCTCTTTTTTTAGTTAACTTTTAACAAATTTGTAGGTGAGAATTTTATGCAGTGTAGAATATTAGACAAAAGAAATTATCGATTACTAGCAAAATGTAAAGAGGATAAAGATtcaaataacatatatttgaacgaattttttcaaaataatgataaaaaagaaaataaatttataactaataataagaaatggaataaagaaaaaaacacgAAATCCAACAaaagtttattaaataaatctCAGTACTATACAGAAGTTATAGATTACAATAATGGAATAtttgatggaaaacattttcattttgaaaaaaaattaataagaaaaaaagattatgatgcttttttagaaaaaaagaggagaATTAGagatatatctttaaaaaaaataaaatttaaaagttaCAGATTTGGAAATGccatatttttactttttttattgttggGAATAGGTTTACCCATATTACAAGGATTAAATCTATTACAAAAAGCTGGAGATGCGATTAAAAATTTAGGACCTATGAATAGTGTGTGGTCAGCTATAGAAACATGTTTAGGTTCGgcaaaaaatcattttttttttatagcatATAGCACaattatctttatattaGTTGTTATACTTGTAATAGTAATTcctaaaattttaagaaataatgaaaaatataacagaaTTAAGGCGATGTATGAGTAAAGTGCATAACAAGaaacatgtttttttatataacttatatatatgaaacgttatatgtaatatctttagtttatatacttaataaacatacatattgtttctataattttattaatgtacATGGATTTAGAACGTAATACTTATAATTAATACTTATAAATTATGTTCTTTGTCTGTTGGTAAATTTGAATGTATTAATAATTgtcattttttcttataaattattgttgaatcaaaataaaataacatcatgtaatatatgcatttctGTATATAATTAGATTCTTATAagaaacatatataagtgaattaaaattaatatataatattaatgaagaaGTGTTAGAATTTCCGTTTTAAACGAAAAGTacttgtatttattttatattcttgaataataatataattatctgTTGACATACTTAAGAAATTATATGATGAACtttacattaaaaatgaatatttttttttttgtatttaatgtaaagtaatatatatattattttacaatgatttctatatattttactccaatataaacataatatttgttatataaataatttttattagaaatatggcataacataaaaataattattaataaattttgtaagAAGTTTGATTTTGTTTCTTTAACGGTGTACGTAGGGAATTAGaattgtataataaaataatattcttataaagTAATATTCCTTTGGTAGTGaggaataatattttaattttgtccaagttactattttattttatttaataagatTATGTATGctataagtatataattaatttataaatagaaaaaaatgaacttcattattttaagaaaatgaaatatatttttattaatatattaaaaaaaaatataagttataagaaaaaaaaattttaatctttaacaaaatttttatttttataaatcctatattttattatttaaatgaaagcAATTTGTTTGTTactgaaattatttttttatagaaaataaattattaaaagtatgTTGAATTTGTAAGTGAGCTGAGTAAATAGTTTATATAGAttaattatgttaaaaacATTGGAAGATGacattacataaataaattaggAACAAAATGtcacaataatattttataatttttttagttatatacataatgatgtacaaatatatatatatatatatatatatatatatatatatatatatatatatatatatatatatatataaatatatatatgtagtaaaattaaaatctatgattaaataaatattataaactatatagtatttttatatttattataatctgGAAGCGTATGCTAAACTCTTTTTTCCgaattaaatttatgattactataaaactattattatgaaacataaaattaattatctccttatttcaaatatattttcgttTATCCTTTTAATACGAACATGCTAATGTTTAAAATAACatgaaataatttcaatgaaaaatatttttgttttattattttgaatgtGATATTATGAGTAATCTGATCATTTCCATACCTAAATTAGTAACAAAATTACAGATATATGGTAAAATACAAGATATCATATAGTTATGcagaataattaatattaattccTATTctgaaatttataatttggTTATTAGAAATGCATCTAAAGTTTTTACATGCAGCAAAAAAAGTAtctgattttttaaaatgtaatatgtataataatgtatatataatgagtTCCATGGAGTTCAAAATAGTGGAATTCTATTAGAAAcctgaataaaaaaagaatttctttttaactATTCTAATTATTTAGGTATTTTAATGTTACTTGCTATTACTTTTATGGAAATAACtgttgtatttttttcttggtatatagcaaataaaaatgcaatatagaaatgtatatacgatttgttacttttataatatacattagataaaattttataattatataataaatttatatatgttttttatttatcataagaatattttcttaCTACTTCAGATGTTACGTGTATAAAAAGTATTAGAGGAGAAAAAGACAATTAATTATAGTGCTTTAGAAgagcatatatatgaattataaacTAAATATTAAGAGTTTTACTATATAAATTAGAGATTGAGTAGAATAAATATCTCTtaactacatatataaataacatttttacaatGTTACATAGAATAAATACCATACAAAAACAACaatactataatttttacatattttaaatttttaattctgtTTATCGGCAACTAGataaatgataatgaaactttaaagatataaataatatatatatattcttttaaacttttgaataatgtttttattttatgaattttatttttttatttgcacaataatattactggtgttttttttaaagcttctgattcttttcttttcacaTTAATACTACTTTAATAAACGcttctatatattaatgtgtaATAAAATCATTATTCATTTCACAACCTTGtgctatatatttatacactaAAATTATGTAGTTTTTATTCTAAtgaaaaattcatatataagtGGACCTTTTTCTACTGACTCAAACAGTAGTActgtatttatgtttatccTTTGTTTGAATAATTGttgtgttattttttttaatttttatgcgCTTGTATgcatttctaattttttttataacatttattaagaaatatcCTTTTATATGTAACTTTTGCACCGCTGAGTATTAGAGTTTGtattgtaaataatataaactgtGGTTCTTATATCAAGGATCACATTGTGGTTGATATCCTATACTATAAGAACTtcctttaaattttctatctaatacttaatatatattttgtaaggattctcttttttctttaaattcaactatttttttcataactAAGCTATTATATAAGCATGATTTCAATAAAGTAAACTATATGAAAcaaaacatgtatatatacctaaatatattaatgttttgTGCCTGTAAATTTTTGTGAAAATGGGTATACTCATTGTATTAGAATATTCACGTTatttactataattttttaactttatatagaaaaaataaagagaatgATGCTAGTAATACGATAGCTCTGGATAAACCGacagcaaatatatattctatttgCATAAGTGATAAATATGTGGTAAAACAATACAAGGAGTTACCATgtgaattttattattaaatgctTCTTTACAATTGATTAACTCCTCGCAAAAAGCATTTTAACTACTTTTTTGATGTTTTTCACAATTATTCTTGTAAATGTTATAacatttcttaaaattacCACAAATTGTATCAGTAGAAACCTGTTTTTTACCATTAAGTTTGCTgaaataatcataataacCGTATATTTATTCAAGCTTTGTTAAAGATTCAGTatcaatttcttttatttcttgtatgcatatattatttaatttagaCGAAATATCTCTAAAGGGGTTAAACAAAATGTAactattattctttttattttttttttctgaatttaTCAGGTAATTCAAGTATTTACGACGTTTGAGATTAtcagaataatatttatccttaatttcaattaaatatataccaaTCTGTTTacataatgtaataaaattagtattAGGAATAtctaaagaattatatttagtaTTAGAACAATATTATCCAGGACTTATACTACCACTCCTAATATTTCAACAAACCATCTCATATTCCGTTTTAAACTGATGATATAATTCCACGGAATTAttccaaaaataaaaaaaattagataaaaaatactactattaataataatatatatttgtaaattttattttaatgaataaaaatatatatttcatttatgtaacagcaaattaatgaaatattattatatatataaatattataataaacaaataaatctTACGCTTTTCCCCTAAAATGTTCGCGCCactgtatataaatatatgtgaatGAAACAGCAAaagttaaattaatattatatatatatatatctaagtgaaaaaattttacaccTTAAGTATATACATGACACATTCTGTTTTGTCATAtatagaatttaaaaaaacaattcttaataaaatcacaactttaatttttggttaaaattaaaataaggtTGTATAGTTTCTATAGTACAATATAAAAGCTTTTAATTGTAAACATGataatttgaaaaacataatttttttattgtatctAGAATATAATTATGGTAAAGAATATTCttcacttttatttttattcgtatgaaaattatataaatgtacttatattccttaaaaaaaaataaattaacattagtgcattttcatatacatatttcgAATTATTTATGAGTATCTATATAAAAATCCTTTTTTAcgttataaaataatataaatagataaatattatttattctatagGTATAgaattttcccttttatttttgttttagtGTTAGAATGACACctttcaaattatttcacttaatatttaaaatacgttataataatatatggaCCCTTTAGGAATCTCAATTTCATGATTTTTAgtgaaattataatttaaataaatgaaaaataaatttaagttAAATACGATTATAATACACGTAAATAAGTACTATTTcgttaaattaaaaatatttcgcttaaaaataatattttaagtatgaatatattattctagtAATAGACaatatcatataatttaaaactatcttttattctttttcatcCTATTACACAGCAAGCTAAAGTTTCAGTTTAATCTTTATAACATTTGatttagtataatatatatgattatatttcaaatataacaattatataaacaaaaatcaGATATTATTACAGGGtagattaattaaaattataaattaaaaaaaaaaaagtatttaaatTCCTAAAGcttttagtaaaatatattagtgaatttaatttatacatgtgacttattaaaaatataaattaatatatcaactaaaatttatatttaaaggcaaaatataacaatccccattaaaaaataaatttatggcTTTTGTTCTACATTCCagatatagtaaaataattgttaaaaaaatatcataatatatttaaatttcaattatttcactgctattttatttatcactATTCCATGTCTTATATGTTCTACTATACAATAACGTATATTTCAAGGATCTCagagaataataataaattatttttttttttcttatatatcatattattgtaaaatatctcaagattatatatttagtaaaatatataacttgtatattattatattttaattgtactaatatatttatgatataattaaataaatttaaaaaaatatataaaattacataaaaacaaaaattgtttttattattaatacatacGTAGAATGATTTCTCTTTTACTTTATGAACAAAGTAGtaattaatatagaaaagttattattataacggttaaaataaatattttttaaatttattttatgtaagaTATCCtctgttattttatttttatatttataccaataatatatcttttttaagtTATCATATATGcgtttcatttaataaagtACTGTTGTCAAAATTCCCAATAGATTCCAAAGAATTACAGTTGTGCTGTTATGagattaatattaattaataactaCATTTGTAGGTTTATGTGTGCCaatattctattattatttttaatattcaatatatttctaGTATAATCACTATAGATTTAATAGACTaaagttatattaaaaaatttattaagtacaatatcatatataaaaaataaaatataaaagaaaacataaatatttattttctggtaatgtataatttgtatgaataaattatgcatgtaatattaatattttatgataaagtataaaaatatctaaTGGAATGAatcttatataaattaaaagaatatactttaaaagaactatatatttacttcttgtaaaacaaaaagaaaaaatataaattctatTGAATTTATTCAAAAGTGTTGGAACAAAGACAACGCTAATATAACTagctaaaaataattattttcttaataatatgttattaatatgtaataatatatttgcttAATGTATTATAAGGATATTACATTAGAGAGACGAATATATCTATTTCATATAGCATTGTACTAACCTAtggtaataattataattaattcagattaatatattttttgccattttatttattatattatttatgaattaatgatattgtaaaattcataaattaaGTGATATTATTATGggatttacataatataaaacagtaaataataatttgtaaTCTGCCTATTTTTTTGGTATATGATAGGAGTTAAAAattgttacatatataaaatggattttatattttcacagATAAATCTAGTAgtagttatttttataaatattaatatatagagagatgatttaaaaaataataaccaTTAATCTTATTAGCCAagtagaaaaaagaaaaatataattaagtaattacataaaatcaaaaaaaaatataaagataaaagtcaaaattaacaaattatttttaaaatgtaaaaatatatcatattttttaaatttactataaaatatttatattttctttcataTCCTTCTGGTTTTAGAAAAGCGCTGAAATTCATATAGTACtgtttaatttatacatttttttatatttaacttttatatcttttattttataaaaatattaataaataataatgtagatattaaagtaaaaaaaaatataagaatattttttatttaattgtttacattttttttaaaagcgaatataaattacaagttaatataaaaaactatgTATTCAGAATAATTTCAATATTATCATGTTTTAGGCATTTTAATTAGTTcaatgattttttaaatttataattataaaagttatacaatcaaaaaaaatactttaatatcataaatatctataaatatgtataaagttttttcatttaagtTACACTATTtgttgtataaaaaaattgaattttttataaagggACAGTACATTTAAATACGGTATTTTCTTTGTgagaagatatatataattaaaaaaaaatatattgatatataacaaataaaggGTTACAAACTTACTATAAAAGAAAACGTTTATTATGCGATTATCTATTAAATCATAATGACCtagaaatatttcattatgtatataacatatggtttttctataatatattaatttatatgaattatatatatgtgttcaCTACGATTTCGTGTATTTTAAGgtatttctgtttttttattaaatttttttttattaattaaatccTTAAAAAGTTAATTGATAGGAATTTTTTGAAGGATACAAATAAGaatctttataaatatggaaataaccatatatataaaaataatgaaataacatagaattctaaaattataagtaattgtgatatataaattaaaaagtattgcaatattaatgtttttgcttttttttattttcctacaagtttaatatttttggaatacattaatataattttaatttatatatatatttatatatataccttgttacttatatttaatcaaatattaatataacattcatatttataatcttaaataaaaaatagtatatataattgaaatatattttatgcatCTTTATTTCAATCTTCATATTTCATGTTcgcttttctttcttttattaagtattttttcaaattatttttttcattgttccCTTagtgaataataaaatttatgaaataagTATCATATAAATTACTTGCTTACGCAAATATATTATCCTTATATATTCagaatgtatattataaattttaaaaatgtatttttttataattcaataGTATTTGTCTGCAGTATTCTCTTTTTCCATAGAATTTGCATTTGTATTATCTTCTATTATCCAATTTTCTAACTCTTTCATAAAGCTATCGTCTGTTGTATAATCAGAATTTTCCATATTTCCCAAAAAATTCCGGTTAAAGTCACTTATGTTTtctataaattcttttttactaTCTGAATTTTCTTTCTCCTTAAATTCAATTATGTAATTATCCAAATGtgattcatttttttcaatgtCCTGCTCTTTTTTGCATTCTTCTAATACTGACATAAGAACGAGGATACACagttttgttaataattttttttttatatatttatataattcttggCAGTCTTCTTTGTCCGATAATTCTcctatattaattaatagcaaagaatctttaattttttcattatcatgTTCATCTGGTATAATCTGGAGTTCATCAGTCAAATAGTTAAATAAGTGCTGTTTAATATATTGcttaataattatacaatTTTCCAATATCCACTGTCtccatatatctttttctctttgtgaaaatggaatattttgaatttcatCAGGATCATTTGTTaattcttctcttttttttaagttagcTAGTTCTCTTTTCCaatcaatttttaaattattaaaccaatgttcttttttcaatttgtCAGCAAGATTTTGATGTTTTTCTATCCATTTAttccataatattttttgtttttctttttgattAATACTTTTTGTATTTCCAATTATTAGTTCGTCATTAGTTAAAAAAGGGTATGTATTGTGTTCGCCTTTTGTTAACAATTCTAAgcatatttctaaaaattctCCTTTTGTATACTCCCATTCTTCATTTCTGTATTCTTCGAGTATTTGCATATGTACTTCTATGATAGTTTTGTATCTATGTTTGTTTTGCTTTGATgcgtttatattattattcttgtTATGTtcaagtatttttattttttttgttatctcTTCATCATCATATAATGGATATTCCATATTATCATGTTTTACAAATTTGTGTTTCGTGCAAGAATGTGAAGGTGTTAgtatttttagaaatttcacttgtcttctttttatcttttttttttttttaaatatccCTATTAAATAGTactgaaatataaaaaaaaagaaaatttataaaacaaataattacaataacaaaatatttatcatatttttataagacaagttttattttactttaataaaaagggaaaatacaATAACTATGaagattataaaaatagatgAGTATGCTTTAAGTGAATTAACTGTTGGACCTGtgtagttatatatatgtatatatatatatatatatatattagttagTTTTTTTGTATCAAAAATATGTAAGTAGAATTCGTGATTCCTGGAATTTTACAAATTTCAGTAGAATTGGCAGAACCTGGCATATGAATTAATGATTGAGCACTTGGAGCATTAGTTTCAATAGCAGGGGATACTCCTGATCCTTCAGAATTTGAATTTGCTAAAGTATCGGATCCTGGTGATACtgtattttcaatattatcCTGTGTAGATCCTTCTAATTTTACATTTGGTTTAATTTGCATAGCTGGAATACTTGTACTTTTATCTTGAGAACTTGATGTTTCAGTTAACGACTGAGCATCAGATTGACTTTTCTGTTCCTTTGGAAATTGTTCTTCAGTTTCAGCTTTCTGTACATCTAGAATTTCCATACGTGGTGGAGTTTCAGAGCTTATTTCCATTGAAACTTCAGATTTTAGTTGAagtttatctttttcttgaTCTGATTCTTGTGAActatcactttttttttcaggtAAAGTTCTACAAGACGGAATTTTATTGATGGGTAAGCAATGAGAAGTTTTTGTAAAAGTTTCCTTTTGGAACACGTCGCAGAATATTTCTTGACTTTgtcttctttttcctttatttggTTTTTTTCTGTAGCAATGTCGAAAGCGATTTGTAATTGTCTCAAAATAAATCTTCATCGCGTCAATCCAATTGTTGTAttcattacatatatttaa
The sequence above is drawn from the Plasmodium malariae genome assembly, chromosome: 5 genome and encodes:
- the PmUG01_05044200 gene encoding fam-m protein — encoded protein: MELKINPILFIIITTFTFLKSIFSFNHDGLTFNKFVGENFMQCRILDKRNYRLLAKCKEDKDSNNIYLNEFFQNNDKKENKFITNNKKWNKEKNTKSNKSLLNKSQYYTEVIDYNNGIFDGKHFHFEKKLIRKKDYDAFLEKKRRIRDISLKKIKFKSYRFGNAIFLLFLLLGIGLPILQGLNLLQKAGDAIKNLGPMNSVWSAIETCLGSAKNHFFFIAYSTIIFILVVILVIVIPKILRNNEKYNRIKAMYE
- the PmUG01_05044400 gene encoding STP1 protein, whose product is MDNCFSSKLNVRSSGFLNYAVDRNFKKIRQYITSKTATLSNKSDKQTIRKVCRDLSKYLIENKSPPSYYRSSKDTWEGAIKNWVRSHYENVDIHGKCPVVMNESDMELLELKYKEEEFCEKRSTYMNKIKLLKRGISNTCDDEYLNICNEYNNWIDAMKIYFETITNRFRHCYRKKPNKGKRRQSQEIFCDVFQKETFTKTSHCLPINKIPSCRTLPEKKSDSSQESDQEKDKLQLKSEVSMEISSETPPRMEILDVQKAETEEQFPKEQKSQSDAQSLTETSSSQDKSTSIPAMQIKPNVKLEGSTQDNIENTVSPGSDTLANSNSEGSGVSPAIETNAPSAQSLIHMPGIFKKKKKIKRRQVKFLKILTPSHSCTKHKFVKHDNMEYPLYDDEEITKKIKILEHNKNNNINASKQNKHRYKTIIEVHMQILEEYRNEEWEYTKGEFLEICLELLTKGEHNTYPFLTNDELIIGNTKSINQKEKQKILWNKWIEKHQNLADKLKKEHWFNNLKIDWKRELANLKKREELTNDPDEIQNIPFSQREKDIWRQWILENCIIIKQYIKQHLFNYLTDELQIIPDEHDNEKIKDSLLLINIGELSDKEDCQELYKYIKKKLLTKLCILVLMSVLEECKKEQDIEKNESHLDNYIIEFKEKENSDSKKEFIENISDFNRNFLGNMENSDYTTDDSFMKELENWIIEDNTNANSMEKENTADKYY